A stretch of DNA from Microlunatus sp. Gsoil 973:
CGATCACCGTTATCGCCGCGTCGACGGGCCCTCGGACGTGGTCGAGTTCGATGTCCACGGCCGGCACCAGATCCTGGACGATGTTCGCGTCCCCGATCAGGGCACGTGACCGTCGCTGCGCCGGCAGCAGGCCGACAATCCGATAGGTCAGCCAAGTGAGGGCGGCAGCCAGTGCGGCAGCGCTGAGGACGCCGAGCTTGGCCTCGGCCAACTCCGTACCGCTGTAGGCACGGTCGGCGATCAGCAGGGCAACGGTCAGGCCGATGCCGGCCAGCGTCCCACTTCCGAGGAGGCCACCCCAGCCGATGGGTGGCTGCACCCGGCCCTTGCTCAGTCGCGTGACCAGGAGGGATCCGCCGAGCACGCCGACGGGCTTGCCGATCACGTAACCGGCCAGGATGCCGAGCGTGAGTGGACTGGTGTACGCCTGGCGCAGGAAGCCTGGGCTCAAGGCGATGCCGGCGTTGGCCAGCGCGAAGACCGGAACGATCAGGTAGCTGGTCCATGGGTGGAACCGGGCCTGGAGCCGCTCGTTCGGGGACAGCGTGGTGGTCAGCCCGAGACTGGCCGACCGGGCAAGATCGGGGGTGGGTTGTTCACGGAATTGCCTGACCAGTCGGGTCGCTTGCTCCAGGCGTTTGCGTTCGGGTGTGTAGGCCGACGCCGCCAGCCCGGTCAACAGGCCGGCAACGACCGGATCGACGCCGGAGTTCAACAGCGCGGCCCACAACAGAAATCCCAGTACTCCCGGCAGCCACCAGGGTCGTAGATGCACGGCGATGCTGAGCAGGAGCAGGCCGAAGGCGACCGCGGCGGCGATCAGGTTCGGCACGCGGATGTCGCTGCTGTAGACGAACGTGATCACCAGCAGGGACGCGAGATCGTCGACCACGAAGATGGTGAGCAAGAAGACCCGTACACGTTGGGGTGCGCCACGACCGACCAGATTGAGGAGTCCGAGGGCCAACGCCGTGTCGCTGGACATCGTCACGCCCCATCCCCGGGCGGCCGGGGTGCCGGCATTGGCTGCCAGGAAGACGATGATCGGAATCGCCATCCCCAGCA
This window harbors:
- a CDS encoding Na+/H+ antiporter NhaA is translated as MTATTADPATDAAAQSPWTRRHAPPLRAFLQAESGSGGLLLGAVVAALVWANVAQGSYDLLWQTRLGLALGDVDVTHDLRTWVNDGAMTLFFLVVGLEARREFDLGDLRDRRRLILPCLAALLGMAIPIIVFLAANAGTPAARGWGVTMSSDTALALGLLNLVGRGAPQRVRVFLLTIFVVDDLASLLVITFVYSSDIRVPNLIAAAVAFGLLLLSIAVHLRPWWLPGVLGFLLWAALLNSGVDPVVAGLLTGLAASAYTPERKRLEQATRLVRQFREQPTPDLARSASLGLTTTLSPNERLQARFHPWTSYLIVPVFALANAGIALSPGFLRQAYTSPLTLGILAGYVIGKPVGVLGGSLLVTRLSKGRVQPPIGWGGLLGSGTLAGIGLTVALLIADRAYSGTELAEAKLGVLSAAALAAALTWLTYRIVGLLPAQRRSRALIGDANIVQDLVPAVDIELDHVRGPVDAAITVIEFGDFQCPHCGQAESTARSLLAENDLRFVWRHLPLTDVHPRAMLAVEAAEAAAAQGKFWEMHDLLLAEQDQLTPDDLLRHASQLGLDTDRFSRDLFDHTHNARVAQDVESADLSGATGTPTFFINGARHYGSYDRMTLESAITAAQTQLQARKR